Proteins encoded within one genomic window of Actinoplanes octamycinicus:
- a CDS encoding ATP-binding protein gives MSFGELLRGLRRSARLTQEELAERAGLSARTVSDLERGVYPTARRDSARSLAGALRLDGPERERFLLVARGGATPAPLPDGLLPGTPITGRDRELDDLAALLNRPDHRLITVIGPGGVGKTRLAYEVARRAAASGVPVAVVPLAGLTEPDLVPSTVARALDERPLLLVLDNFEHLQPAAPAVAGLLAGCPDLTVLATSRGPLHLRAERLVPLEPLAVPPAGTDPAEAARHPACRLFLDRLAAAGVPEPAGLDTVAGLCRDLDGLPLALELAAARVRHLGLATVATRVRAGPAILSHGPADAPDRQRSLEATIGWSHALLSPAEQKAFGRLGVFTDSFCLDAASVFAPEEALVRLIDVGLVRVVPGRSGDRYTMLHTVRAYAIASLTGDERAAAADRHAAWYADLATTAASRLVGAGQGDELHRLDDERNNLWAALRHAIDRPRPADAHRMAAGLWRYWEIRGDLTEARQRIDQVLALPSPDPAVRAEVHKAAGCLARDQADPVPARRHLSTATTLYTALGDDLATGSCLNNLGNVALDEGAVTEAAEHYRRALERIRPAGAEQLIALVQHNLAMAIRFEDPPAALELLLDSLARHRRTADERGVARTAVSVGILQLTAGRPDRAVTHFRSALAAFRELGDRIGMVRAVEGVAASFALAGQTPVAAGLLAAAIRARAELGLPVTADDQSHHLARQATGDPDGPADDLDTAVDRAATREFPAAGHHPGHDAAPLDRQDRP, from the coding sequence GTGAGTTTCGGTGAGCTGCTCCGTGGGCTGCGCCGCTCGGCCCGGCTCACCCAGGAGGAGCTGGCCGAGCGGGCCGGGCTGAGCGCCCGCACGGTCAGCGACCTGGAACGCGGCGTCTACCCCACAGCGCGCCGGGACAGCGCCCGTTCGCTGGCCGGCGCGCTGCGCCTGGACGGCCCGGAGCGCGAGCGATTCCTGCTGGTCGCGCGCGGCGGCGCGACACCGGCGCCGCTTCCCGACGGACTGCTTCCCGGTACGCCGATCACCGGCCGTGATCGCGAACTGGACGACCTGGCCGCCCTGCTGAACCGGCCGGACCACCGCCTGATCACGGTGATCGGGCCGGGCGGGGTCGGCAAGACCAGGCTGGCGTACGAGGTGGCCCGCCGAGCCGCCGCGTCCGGCGTCCCGGTCGCCGTGGTCCCGCTCGCCGGCCTCACCGAGCCGGACCTGGTGCCGTCCACGGTGGCCCGCGCCCTCGACGAGCGCCCCCTGCTCCTGGTCCTGGACAACTTCGAGCACCTGCAACCGGCCGCCCCCGCCGTCGCCGGGCTGCTGGCCGGCTGCCCTGACCTGACCGTGCTGGCCACCAGCCGCGGCCCGCTGCACCTGCGCGCCGAACGGCTGGTCCCGCTGGAACCGCTCGCCGTGCCGCCGGCCGGCACCGACCCGGCCGAGGCCGCCCGGCACCCGGCCTGCCGGCTGTTCCTGGACCGGCTGGCCGCCGCCGGGGTGCCCGAACCGGCCGGGCTGGACACGGTCGCCGGGCTCTGCCGCGACCTGGACGGGCTGCCGCTGGCCCTGGAACTGGCCGCCGCCCGGGTCCGGCACCTGGGCCTGGCCACGGTGGCCACCCGGGTCCGGGCCGGTCCGGCGATCCTGTCGCACGGCCCGGCCGACGCTCCCGACCGGCAGCGCTCCCTGGAAGCCACCATCGGGTGGAGCCACGCCCTGCTCTCCCCCGCCGAACAGAAGGCGTTCGGCCGGCTCGGCGTCTTCACCGACTCGTTCTGCCTGGACGCGGCCTCCGTCTTCGCCCCCGAGGAGGCCCTGGTCCGGCTGATCGATGTCGGACTGGTGCGGGTCGTCCCGGGCCGGTCCGGGGACCGCTACACGATGCTGCACACGGTGCGCGCCTACGCGATCGCGTCGCTCACCGGCGACGAGCGCGCCGCGGCCGCCGACCGGCACGCCGCCTGGTACGCCGACCTGGCCACCACGGCGGCGAGCCGGCTGGTCGGCGCCGGCCAGGGCGACGAGCTGCACCGGCTCGACGACGAACGCAACAACCTGTGGGCCGCGCTGCGGCACGCCATCGACCGGCCCCGGCCCGCCGACGCGCACCGGATGGCCGCCGGCCTGTGGCGGTACTGGGAGATCCGCGGCGACCTGACCGAGGCCCGGCAGCGGATCGACCAGGTGCTGGCGCTGCCGTCGCCGGACCCGGCCGTGCGCGCCGAGGTGCACAAGGCGGCCGGCTGCCTGGCCCGCGACCAGGCCGACCCGGTGCCGGCCCGGCGCCACCTGAGCACGGCGACCACCTTGTACACCGCGCTCGGCGACGACCTGGCGACCGGCAGCTGCCTCAACAACCTGGGCAACGTCGCACTCGACGAGGGGGCGGTCACCGAGGCCGCCGAGCACTACCGGCGGGCCCTGGAGCGGATCCGGCCGGCCGGCGCGGAGCAGCTGATCGCGCTGGTGCAGCACAACCTGGCGATGGCGATCCGGTTCGAGGACCCGCCGGCGGCCCTGGAGTTGCTGCTGGACAGCCTGGCCCGGCACCGGCGGACGGCCGACGAGCGGGGCGTGGCCCGTACCGCGGTCAGTGTCGGCATCCTGCAGCTCACCGCCGGCCGGCCGGACCGGGCGGTGACCCACTTCCGGTCGGCGCTGGCCGCCTTCCGCGAACTCGGCGACCGGATCGGGATGGTCCGCGCGGTGGAGGGGGTCGCGGCGTCGTTCGCCCTGGCCGGGCAGACGCCGGTGGCCGCCGGGCTGCTCGCGGCGGCGATCCGGGCGCGCGCCGAGCTGGGGTTGCCGGTCACCGCCGACGACCAGAGCCATCACCTGGCCCGGCAGGCCACCGGCGACCCGGACGGCCCGGCCGACGACCTCGACACGGCGGTGGACCGCGCCGCCACCCGGGAATTCCCGGCCGCCGGCCACCACCCGGGCCATGACGCAGCCCCGCTTGATCGGCAGGACAGGCCGTAG
- a CDS encoding TetR family transcriptional regulator C-terminal domain-containing protein translates to MTSSPSPSRTRKTATDRRAEIVRAAGTVALAEGLESVTLRRVADELGVRPGLISHYFPAAEELVATAFGATASAELDELLPASDAPPMERFRRFFAAAIGEMFDDVSRLWLNARHLSRYRPVLSAEVNRQQDNWHGRLTAVIADGIAAGEFRAGDAAVAATRILVAVDGVSTYVNVGQIPPEAAAFAVLTAERELGLPTGSL, encoded by the coding sequence ATGACGTCAAGCCCCTCCCCGTCCCGAACCCGGAAAACCGCGACCGACCGGCGGGCCGAGATCGTCCGCGCGGCCGGCACGGTCGCGCTGGCCGAGGGCCTGGAGAGTGTCACGCTCCGCCGGGTCGCCGACGAGCTCGGCGTCCGCCCCGGCCTGATCAGCCACTACTTCCCGGCCGCCGAGGAGCTGGTCGCCACGGCGTTCGGCGCGACCGCCTCGGCCGAGCTGGACGAGCTGCTGCCGGCCTCGGACGCCCCGCCGATGGAGCGCTTCCGGCGGTTCTTCGCAGCGGCCATCGGCGAGATGTTCGACGACGTGAGCCGGCTCTGGCTGAACGCCCGTCACCTGAGCCGGTACCGCCCGGTGCTCTCCGCCGAGGTGAACCGCCAGCAGGACAACTGGCACGGGCGGCTGACCGCGGTGATCGCGGACGGGATCGCCGCCGGCGAGTTCCGGGCCGGGGACGCGGCGGTGGCCGCCACCCGCATCCTGGTCGCGGTGGACGGCGTCAGCACGTACGTCAATGTCGGTCAGATCCCGCCGGAAGCCGCCGCCTTCGCCGTGCTCACCGCCGAGCGTGAGCTCGGCCTGCCCACCGGATCGCTCTAG
- a CDS encoding diacylglycerol/lipid kinase family protein — translation MRSKQRLTEDIRRDRRAALVVNTRSRRGRQLYEDARDRLLAAGFELLGTYAMERSGELEALLQDALGKRPDLLIAGGGDGTISTAGRLLAHRDVALGLLPLGTTNNFARTVRIEPDLDAAVSTLVDGKVIDVDLGVAGDRPFTNHVGIGLSAEVMISVPGRLKRLAGRIAYPLTALGLLARHRPLRATIRAEGRELHFHTHQVYVANGGFHAGRPITADAHADDRLLVAYPVGGPSRRELLRETARNAATGHRRTLHERPFLAVRELWLETDRPAAVEVDGEPCGATPMRIAIDPNALRIMAPEDSPDL, via the coding sequence GTGCGGAGCAAGCAGCGGCTCACTGAGGACATCCGCCGGGACCGGCGGGCGGCGCTGGTCGTCAACACGCGGTCGCGGCGTGGGCGGCAGCTCTACGAGGACGCCCGGGACCGGCTGCTCGCGGCCGGGTTCGAGCTGCTCGGGACGTATGCCATGGAGCGGTCCGGGGAGCTGGAGGCGCTGCTCCAGGACGCGCTCGGCAAACGGCCGGACCTGCTGATCGCCGGCGGGGGCGACGGGACGATCAGCACCGCCGGGCGGCTGCTCGCGCACCGGGACGTCGCGCTCGGACTGCTGCCGCTCGGGACCACGAACAACTTCGCCCGGACCGTACGCATCGAGCCTGACCTGGACGCCGCCGTCAGCACCCTGGTCGACGGCAAGGTGATCGACGTGGACCTGGGCGTCGCCGGGGACCGGCCGTTCACCAACCACGTCGGGATCGGGCTCTCCGCCGAGGTGATGATCAGCGTGCCGGGCCGGCTGAAACGGCTGGCTGGGCGGATCGCCTACCCGCTCACCGCGCTCGGCCTGCTCGCCCGGCACCGGCCGCTCCGGGCCACGATCCGCGCCGAGGGCCGCGAGCTGCACTTCCACACCCACCAGGTGTACGTGGCGAACGGCGGCTTCCACGCCGGCCGCCCGATCACCGCGGACGCGCACGCCGACGACCGGTTGCTGGTGGCGTACCCGGTCGGCGGCCCGTCCCGCCGCGAGCTGCTCCGCGAAACGGCCCGCAACGCCGCCACCGGCCACCGGCGCACGCTGCACGAACGCCCGTTTCTAGCGGTCCGCGAACTCTGGCTGGAAACCGACCGCCCGGCCGCCGTCGAGGTGGACGGCGAGCCGTGCGGCGCCACCCCGATGCGCATCGCCATCGACCCGAACGCCCTGCGCATCATGGCCCCCGAAGACAGCCCCGACCTCTGA
- a CDS encoding LCP family protein: MRRTSRRRRRTPRWAFWTVVVGAVLLVAGGGGAVGVRFAVAAATAEVGQEELLGSAKPVQEKKNANLDGAKNLLLVGIDQRPDQINGEPLRSDSIILVHINKDHSSGYLISLPRDTYVDIPAYDNGAQPFAGGKLKINAAFAFGTRGLKGKEALKHGFELLTMTVKQLTGITPDAGAIIDFQGFRDVVKVLGRVCMNVDTETTSIHRGTDANGKPAAPFVINKDGTLRSRIAGVKPKVYTKGDHCFNPADALDFVRQRDLLGDKSLDYGRQRHQQQFFKAIINQAVTDGLDSPTKLPALLSAFGKSMTVDSGGISLADWALGMRSLKPDRLITIKTNAGKLNSQSVPGVGSVELLTDDSVRLLQAVKKDNIDGFLLGHPEFIAAD, from the coding sequence TTGCGCAGGACCAGTCGGCGTCGACGCCGCACCCCACGCTGGGCGTTCTGGACCGTGGTCGTCGGCGCGGTGCTGCTGGTGGCCGGTGGCGGCGGTGCGGTCGGGGTGCGCTTCGCGGTGGCCGCGGCCACCGCCGAGGTCGGTCAGGAGGAGCTGCTCGGCAGTGCGAAACCGGTCCAGGAGAAGAAGAACGCGAACCTCGACGGGGCGAAGAATCTGCTGCTGGTCGGCATCGATCAGCGCCCCGACCAGATCAACGGCGAGCCGCTGCGGTCCGACTCGATCATCCTGGTGCACATCAACAAAGATCATTCGAGCGGCTATCTGATCTCGTTGCCCCGGGATACGTATGTCGACATCCCCGCCTATGACAACGGCGCCCAGCCCTTCGCCGGCGGCAAGTTGAAGATCAATGCCGCGTTCGCCTTCGGCACCCGGGGACTGAAGGGCAAGGAGGCGCTGAAACACGGCTTCGAGCTGCTCACCATGACGGTGAAGCAGCTGACCGGGATCACCCCGGACGCCGGGGCGATCATCGACTTCCAGGGCTTCCGCGACGTGGTCAAGGTGCTCGGCCGGGTCTGCATGAACGTGGACACCGAGACCACCTCGATCCATCGGGGCACCGACGCCAACGGCAAGCCGGCCGCGCCCTTCGTGATCAACAAGGACGGCACGCTGCGGTCCCGGATCGCCGGGGTGAAACCGAAGGTCTATACGAAGGGCGATCACTGCTTCAACCCGGCGGACGCGCTCGACTTCGTCCGGCAGCGGGACCTGCTCGGCGACAAGTCTCTGGACTACGGGCGGCAGCGGCACCAGCAGCAGTTCTTCAAGGCGATCATCAACCAGGCGGTGACCGACGGGCTGGACTCGCCGACCAAGCTGCCGGCGCTGCTCAGCGCGTTCGGCAAGTCGATGACCGTGGACAGCGGCGGGATCAGCCTGGCCGACTGGGCGCTCGGGATGCGCAGTCTGAAACCGGACCGGCTGATCACCATCAAGACCAACGCCGGCAAGCTGAACTCGCAGTCGGTGCCCGGGGTGGGCAGCGTGGAACTGCTCACCGACGACAGTGTGCGCCTGCTGCAGGCGGTGAAGAAGGACAACATCGACGGGTTCCTGCTGGGCCACCCGGAGTTCATCGCGGCGGACTGA
- a CDS encoding glycosyltransferase yields the protein MSTERRVAIWRSAMLPGSETFIRHQGDALSRWTPAYVGATRIDSALSRPDDVIAFPDRRGFLRLRLTGTSPRLHKTLLSVRPHLVHAHFGGDGWLVSQTAARLGVPLVVTVHGHDVTRQPASSGAKGVRYRRNLQAVFDRATLVLAVSDVIREQAVRWGADPAKVRVHHIGVPVPAAVPIVPKRWDVVFVGRFVAKKGVDDLLAALARIERPRPRALFIGDGELMPAMRARAEQLRVDATFVGSASPAAVTRHLSESRILACPSKTAPDGDTEGLPTTVMEAGALGLPVAATRHSGIPEAVVDGETGLLTAEADPVGLAASLTRLLGDAELRHRLGAQARRRIGTHFDLVEQTRRLEHLYDEATTGTAVAGRR from the coding sequence ATGTCGACTGAGCGCCGGGTGGCGATCTGGCGCAGCGCGATGCTGCCCGGCTCGGAGACGTTCATCCGCCATCAGGGCGACGCGCTGTCCCGCTGGACCCCGGCCTATGTCGGCGCCACCCGGATCGATTCGGCGCTGTCCCGCCCGGATGACGTGATCGCTTTCCCGGACCGCCGCGGCTTCCTGCGGCTGCGCTTGACCGGGACTTCGCCCCGGCTGCACAAGACCCTCCTTTCGGTACGGCCGCACCTCGTCCACGCGCACTTCGGCGGCGACGGCTGGCTGGTCAGCCAGACGGCCGCCCGGCTCGGCGTGCCGCTGGTGGTGACCGTGCACGGCCACGACGTCACCCGGCAACCGGCCAGCTCCGGTGCCAAGGGCGTACGGTACCGGCGCAACCTGCAGGCCGTTTTCGATCGCGCCACCCTGGTGCTCGCGGTTTCCGACGTGATCCGGGAGCAGGCGGTCCGCTGGGGCGCCGACCCGGCGAAGGTCCGGGTGCACCACATCGGCGTGCCGGTCCCGGCCGCCGTCCCGATCGTCCCGAAGCGCTGGGACGTGGTGTTCGTCGGCCGGTTCGTCGCCAAGAAGGGTGTCGACGACCTGCTGGCGGCGCTGGCCCGGATCGAGCGGCCGCGCCCGCGCGCGCTGTTCATCGGCGACGGCGAGCTGATGCCGGCGATGCGCGCCCGGGCCGAGCAGCTGCGGGTCGACGCCACGTTCGTGGGCAGTGCGTCGCCCGCGGCGGTGACCCGGCACCTGTCCGAGTCCCGGATCCTGGCCTGCCCGTCGAAGACCGCCCCGGACGGCGACACCGAGGGCCTGCCGACCACGGTCATGGAGGCCGGAGCGCTCGGCCTGCCGGTCGCCGCGACCCGGCACAGCGGCATCCCGGAAGCCGTCGTCGACGGCGAGACCGGCCTGCTCACCGCGGAGGCCGACCCGGTCGGGCTGGCCGCCTCGCTGACCCGGCTGCTCGGCGACGCGGAGCTGCGGCACCGGCTCGGCGCGCAGGCCCGCCGCCGGATCGGCACCCACTTCGACCTGGTGGAACAGACCCGCCGCCTGGAGCATCTCTACGACGAGGCGACCACCGGGACCGCGGTGGCCGGCCGCCGCTGA
- a CDS encoding purine-cytosine permease family protein, translated as MTSTEVLPGDRAGQIEQRGIEYVPDAERHGRPRELFALWAAPNVNYVSLTLGGMLTGLLGLSWRSGLVITVVGNLFWVLIGILAVSGTSSGTPSEVVSRTMFGVRGNRVNIAVAGWLLCVSYIALNLAAASLAAFALAGVLGWEPGTPGQVVLVIVIAAVTLALSVYGHATITRLYQPFSAVLAGAFAILGGFVLAHTDWDWRPAEPLSGSALVAGWMAGIAIIASGPLSYLNSADFARYLPRDTPARSVAGWTFLGAFLPSTLISGLGVLAGTVIDMADPQTTLRAILPAWFYPVFLLAVVLGLIANNAMTAYSSGLALQAIGVRLRRSVSVLLDGTVGVLVTLYALFLSTNFLDTVSQALQLSIVLVGPSVAIYVADILLRRNNYDGAQLGDETPGSPFWYTAGVNWHGAAALLAGMGAAALCADTDLYLGPVARALAGIDLSLPAGILVTGVLYPVLMRGRVRLPGASQAARRPVRLAE; from the coding sequence ATGACGTCTACCGAGGTGCTGCCGGGCGATCGGGCCGGGCAGATCGAACAACGCGGCATCGAGTACGTCCCGGACGCCGAACGGCACGGCCGCCCCCGTGAGCTGTTCGCGCTCTGGGCCGCGCCGAACGTCAACTACGTCTCGCTCACCCTCGGCGGGATGCTCACCGGGCTGCTCGGGCTGAGCTGGCGGAGCGGTCTGGTGATCACGGTCGTCGGCAACCTGTTCTGGGTGCTGATCGGCATCCTGGCGGTCAGCGGCACGTCGTCCGGCACGCCCAGCGAGGTGGTCTCCCGGACCATGTTCGGGGTGCGCGGGAACCGGGTGAACATCGCGGTCGCCGGGTGGCTGCTCTGCGTCTCGTACATCGCGCTGAACCTGGCGGCCGCCTCGCTCGCCGCGTTCGCCCTGGCCGGCGTGCTGGGCTGGGAGCCGGGCACGCCCGGCCAGGTGGTCCTGGTGATCGTGATCGCCGCGGTGACGCTGGCCCTGAGCGTCTACGGCCACGCCACCATCACCCGGCTCTACCAGCCGTTCTCCGCGGTGCTGGCAGGCGCCTTCGCGATCCTCGGCGGCTTCGTGCTGGCGCACACCGACTGGGACTGGCGGCCGGCCGAGCCGCTGTCCGGCAGCGCGCTCGTGGCCGGCTGGATGGCCGGGATCGCGATCATCGCGTCCGGGCCGCTGTCCTATCTGAACAGCGCCGACTTCGCCCGCTACCTGCCGCGGGACACCCCGGCCCGGTCGGTGGCCGGCTGGACCTTCCTGGGCGCGTTCCTGCCCAGCACGCTCATCTCCGGGCTCGGCGTGCTGGCCGGCACCGTGATCGACATGGCCGATCCGCAGACCACGCTGCGGGCGATCCTGCCCGCCTGGTTCTACCCGGTGTTCCTGCTCGCCGTGGTGCTCGGGCTGATCGCCAACAACGCGATGACGGCGTACAGCTCCGGTCTCGCGCTGCAGGCGATCGGGGTGCGGCTGCGCCGGTCCGTCTCGGTGCTGCTGGACGGTACGGTCGGCGTCCTGGTCACCCTCTACGCCCTGTTCCTCTCGACGAACTTCCTGGACACCGTGAGCCAGGCCCTGCAGCTGTCGATCGTGCTGGTCGGGCCGAGCGTGGCGATCTACGTCGCGGACATCCTGCTGCGCCGCAACAACTACGACGGCGCGCAGCTCGGCGACGAGACGCCCGGCTCGCCGTTCTGGTACACCGCCGGGGTCAACTGGCACGGCGCGGCCGCGCTGCTCGCCGGGATGGGCGCGGCCGCGCTCTGCGCCGACACCGACCTCTACCTCGGGCCGGTCGCCCGCGCCCTGGCCGGCATCGACCTGTCGCTGCCGGCCGGCATCCTGGTCACCGGCGTGCTGTACCCGGTGCTGATGCGCGGCCGCGTCAGACTTCCGGGGGCTTCTCAGGCCGCCCGCCGCCCGGTCAGACTGGCCGAGTAG
- a CDS encoding glycosyltransferase family 2 protein — protein sequence MSPQPDVSVVIPTCNRPELAVRAARSALGQTHRNLEVIVVVDGPDDVTARALAEIGDPRLDVIVLPERRKAPNARNTGARHARGRFTAMLDDDDEWLPTKLSVQLELAAGARSAAPIVACRMVNRTPRADSVMPRRLPAPGEPISEYFTVRKGLFYGDGFIQTSTIMAPTELWRTVPFTVGLRRQQELDWALRALREPGTELIYAAEPLVLWHQDEDRERISLENPWREQLDWLRGSRELFTPRAYGAFTLSVLSSMAAPTRDGKLFRELLAEARRHGRPGVLDYLTHLQIWALPPSLRHRLRDLVVGRKPASRPAESPQQVLVDVD from the coding sequence ATGTCCCCTCAGCCCGATGTCAGTGTTGTCATCCCGACGTGCAACCGGCCGGAACTGGCCGTCCGCGCGGCACGCAGCGCGCTCGGCCAGACACACCGGAACCTCGAAGTGATCGTCGTGGTGGACGGCCCCGACGACGTCACCGCCCGAGCCCTGGCCGAGATCGGCGACCCCCGGCTGGACGTGATCGTGCTCCCCGAGCGGCGCAAGGCCCCGAACGCCCGGAACACCGGCGCCCGGCACGCCCGCGGCCGGTTCACCGCGATGCTCGACGACGACGACGAGTGGCTGCCCACCAAGCTGTCCGTGCAGCTGGAGCTGGCCGCCGGCGCCCGGTCCGCGGCACCGATCGTGGCCTGCCGGATGGTGAACCGGACCCCGCGCGCCGATTCGGTCATGCCGCGGCGGTTGCCCGCTCCGGGCGAGCCGATCAGCGAGTACTTCACCGTACGCAAAGGTCTGTTCTATGGCGACGGGTTCATCCAGACCTCGACGATCATGGCGCCCACCGAGCTGTGGCGGACCGTGCCGTTCACCGTCGGGCTGCGCCGCCAGCAGGAGCTGGACTGGGCGCTGCGGGCGCTGCGCGAGCCGGGCACCGAGCTGATCTACGCGGCCGAGCCGCTGGTCCTCTGGCACCAGGACGAGGACCGGGAGCGGATCAGCCTGGAGAACCCGTGGCGGGAGCAGCTGGACTGGCTGCGCGGCAGCCGCGAACTGTTCACCCCGCGGGCCTACGGCGCCTTCACGCTCAGCGTGCTCAGCTCGATGGCCGCGCCGACCCGGGACGGCAAGCTCTTCCGGGAGCTGCTCGCCGAGGCCCGCCGGCACGGCCGCCCGGGTGTTCTGGACTACCTCACCCACCTGCAGATCTGGGCGCTCCCGCCGAGTCTGCGGCACCGGCTGCGCGACCTCGTCGTCGGCCGCAAGCCGGCGAGCCGGCCGGCCGAGTCGCCCCAGCAGGTGCTGGTCGATGTCGACTGA